In the genome of Bacillus sp. Marseille-P3661, one region contains:
- a CDS encoding UbiD family decarboxylase encodes MVKSLQSYLEELKRNESPELVEINKKTIPHKFEVTALLEKMDQKGDTRIPWFKNVVNNHDESTDMSVVSNLFGTRERIGQQIGGEAIKGGMAVSLEYAKRELEKIKPIIISANEAPVKEEIQKGVDIDIEKLPIVRHYEMDLSPVLTMMLVMKDPDEGFYDVSFTKVFPKGPDTAGVSIHSPHLERILTKYEERGLAAPIVSIIGHHPAFTLGAAARVPFGNDDYATIGAFLQESVRLVPSETWGEDFLVPADAEILIEAEIQPGARTIVDPFGEVTRDYQPQCLRQLANIKAITKRKNAVLQDIFSGHPEHWLLGGIAKEGGLYNMLQKQFGNITGVKMPYSGCCRIECHIAIKKRTEGEAYNVGMAAFGFDSQLQWITVVDDDIDPFNEFDVRFAAVNYVNPDKDIQKIRARNHFYNAGAGWKVIVDATKQTEVPSPTRFRVPPDVMDRIELDDYLNEKDSTILSK; translated from the coding sequence TTGGTTAAGAGCTTACAAAGTTATTTGGAAGAATTAAAAAGAAATGAATCTCCAGAACTGGTTGAAATAAACAAGAAAACAATTCCACACAAATTCGAAGTAACAGCATTATTAGAAAAAATGGACCAAAAAGGTGATACAAGAATTCCTTGGTTTAAAAATGTTGTAAATAATCATGATGAATCAACAGATATGTCAGTAGTTTCCAATCTTTTTGGTACGAGAGAACGAATTGGTCAACAAATAGGTGGAGAGGCAATAAAAGGTGGCATGGCGGTTAGTTTAGAATATGCCAAACGTGAGTTAGAAAAAATTAAACCTATTATTATTTCTGCTAATGAAGCACCAGTTAAAGAAGAAATACAAAAAGGTGTCGATATTGACATTGAAAAACTGCCTATTGTCCGCCATTATGAAATGGATCTTAGTCCAGTTCTAACGATGATGTTAGTAATGAAAGACCCGGATGAAGGATTTTATGACGTTTCTTTTACAAAGGTATTTCCAAAAGGTCCTGATACTGCAGGTGTATCAATACATTCACCACATCTTGAAAGAATATTAACTAAATATGAAGAGCGTGGTTTAGCAGCACCAATTGTTAGTATTATCGGTCATCATCCTGCATTTACATTAGGGGCCGCTGCTCGTGTTCCATTTGGAAACGATGATTACGCGACAATCGGTGCTTTTCTTCAAGAATCTGTCCGATTAGTTCCAAGTGAAACATGGGGAGAAGATTTCTTAGTACCGGCAGATGCAGAAATTCTAATCGAAGCTGAAATTCAGCCTGGAGCTCGCACAATTGTCGATCCGTTTGGCGAGGTAACGCGTGATTATCAACCTCAATGTCTTCGACAACTTGCGAACATAAAGGCAATTACAAAGCGCAAAAATGCAGTGTTACAAGATATCTTCTCTGGACATCCTGAGCATTGGCTATTAGGAGGAATTGCCAAAGAAGGTGGTCTTTATAACATGCTCCAAAAACAGTTTGGTAATATTACTGGTGTTAAGATGCCATATTCAGGTTGTTGCCGAATAGAATGTCATATTGCAATTAAGAAGAGAACGGAAGGGGAAGCTTATAACGTAGGGATGGCAGCGTTTGGGTTTGATTCACAATTACAATGGATTACAGTCGTTGATGATGATATTGATCCATTTAATGAATTTGATGTTCGTTTCGCAGCGGTTAACTATGTAAATCCTGATAAAGATATACAAAAAATTCGTGCGCGAAACCATTTCTATAATGCAGGTGCAGGTTGGAAGGTTATAGTTGATGCAACAAAACAAACAGAAGTGCCATCACCTACCAGATTCAGAGTACCGCCGGACGTAATGGATAGAATCGAACTTGATGATTATCTCAATGAAAAGGATTCTACTATACTTTCAAAATAG
- a CDS encoding TRAP transporter permease, translated as MKKNLVIASAICIFISVLVLAFQIFHFSSEGRILPVFLMLTLVYVFITKPLKEGSDNLIFKIVDFILVIGSIVPGVYLSLFYDSIQLQAGVPSTTVIIMGIITLVVLLEAVRRIVGLPLAILAVIFILYAIVGPYLPRLLMHRGYDWSSIMDRLYLSSGGFYGLPLATMFRYVVIFVIFGAFLEKTGTGDFLINISKAIAGRYRGGVGQISVLSSSLMGSISGSSVANVATTGTITIPAMKKTGFSPQMAGAVEAVASNGGQILPPVMGAAAFLMADFLGIPYSQVMLAALIPAIMYFISVSANIYIYSSMNNIKGLPKSEIPNILKEIKNGWYYLIPFIILISFLLNGYSPTFSGLLGIASVIIVGFLKPKNRLTFKGIIESLQSAGESVVLLTVASGAAGIVVGVLTLTGLGNRLSSVLITISGENVFLLLVLSMVVSIILGMGMPTTVVYIMLATLVAPAIIELGILPMAAHLFIIYFGTMSMITPPVALATYAGAAIAGADPVKTSMLALKIALPCYIIPFYFVFNNALLLQGENGLLIAWSIVTALVGIISFSIALMGYAKRKLSTIQRTSLLIGSLLLIHQGLVTDFIAIAILLAFIIIENKKVSVIVDKEVKL; from the coding sequence ATGAAAAAAAATCTTGTTATAGCGTCTGCCATTTGTATCTTCATCTCTGTATTAGTTTTAGCTTTTCAAATTTTTCATTTTAGTTCAGAGGGTCGAATTTTACCTGTATTTTTAATGTTAACCCTTGTTTATGTGTTTATTACGAAACCTCTCAAAGAAGGTTCTGATAATCTCATATTCAAAATAGTAGATTTCATCTTAGTAATTGGAAGTATTGTTCCGGGTGTATATTTATCTTTATTTTACGATTCAATTCAATTACAAGCAGGAGTACCTTCTACCACAGTAATCATAATGGGGATCATAACACTCGTTGTATTGTTAGAAGCTGTTCGTCGTATCGTGGGACTTCCGTTGGCGATACTCGCGGTAATTTTTATCTTATATGCCATTGTAGGTCCTTATTTACCAAGGCTGCTTATGCATAGAGGATATGATTGGTCTAGCATAATGGACCGTCTTTATCTTAGTAGCGGTGGTTTTTATGGATTGCCGTTGGCAACAATGTTCCGTTATGTTGTTATCTTTGTTATCTTTGGTGCCTTTCTTGAAAAAACTGGTACCGGTGATTTCTTAATTAATATTTCTAAAGCTATTGCAGGACGATACCGTGGTGGTGTAGGACAAATCTCTGTTCTTTCTAGTTCCTTAATGGGATCCATCTCAGGAAGTTCGGTTGCAAACGTAGCAACTACTGGTACGATTACGATACCAGCTATGAAAAAAACAGGTTTTAGCCCACAAATGGCTGGGGCAGTAGAAGCTGTTGCTTCAAATGGTGGACAAATTTTGCCGCCTGTTATGGGTGCTGCTGCTTTCCTTATGGCTGACTTTTTAGGAATACCATATTCCCAAGTTATGTTGGCTGCGCTAATACCTGCGATTATGTATTTTATTTCAGTTTCAGCGAATATTTATATTTATTCTTCCATGAATAATATAAAAGGGTTACCTAAAAGTGAGATACCAAATATATTAAAAGAGATTAAAAATGGATGGTATTATTTAATTCCATTTATTATATTAATTTCATTTCTTCTTAATGGCTATTCGCCAACGTTTTCAGGTTTGCTAGGAATTGCATCGGTTATAATTGTTGGATTTTTAAAACCTAAAAATCGTTTAACATTTAAAGGGATTATTGAATCTTTACAAAGTGCTGGCGAAAGCGTTGTGCTATTAACAGTTGCCTCAGGTGCAGCGGGGATTGTTGTTGGAGTACTTACATTGACAGGTTTAGGTAACCGCTTATCTAGTGTATTGATTACCATTTCAGGTGAAAATGTTTTTCTACTGCTTGTTTTATCAATGGTTGTGTCTATTATTCTTGGAATGGGGATGCCAACAACAGTAGTTTACATCATGTTAGCGACTCTTGTAGCACCTGCAATTATAGAGTTGGGTATTTTACCGATGGCAGCACATCTTTTCATTATTTATTTTGGGACAATGTCAATGATTACGCCACCGGTGGCATTGGCAACATATGCAGGAGCAGCGATTGCTGGAGCTGATCCAGTGAAAACGTCCATGCTAGCGTTGAAAATAGCACTTCCGTGTTATATTATCCCGTTCTACTTTGTATTCAACAATGCATTGTTACTACAAGGGGAAAACGGACTATTAATTGCTTGGTCCATTGTTACAGCCCTAGTTGGTATTATTTCGTTTTCGATTGCGTTAATGGGGTATGCAAAGAGGAAATTGAGTACAATTCAGCGTACTAGTCTTCTCATAGGTTCGCTTTTACTTATTCATCAAGGTTTGGTAACCGACTTTATAGCTATAGCAATTTTGCTTGCTTTTATAATTATAGAGAACAAAAAAGTATCAGTCATAGTTGATAAGGAAGTTAAATTATAA